From one Acinonyx jubatus isolate Ajub_Pintada_27869175 chromosome B1, VMU_Ajub_asm_v1.0, whole genome shotgun sequence genomic stretch:
- the CPLX1 gene encoding complexin-1: MEFVMKQALGGATKDMGKMLGGDEEKDPDAAKKEEERQEALRQEEEERKAKYAKMEAEREAMRQGIRDKYGIKKKEEREAEAQAAMEANSEGSLTRPKKAIPPGCGDEPEEEDESILDTVIKYLPGPLQDMFKK; this comes from the exons GGGCCACAAAGGACATGGGGAAGATGCTCGGGGGTGACGAGGAGAAGGACCCCGATGCGgccaagaaggaggaggagcgCCAGGAAGCCCTgcggcaggaggaggaggagcgcaAAGCCAAGTACGCCAAGATGGAGGCGGAACGCGAGGCCATGCGGCAGGGCATCCGAGACAAG tacGGCatcaagaagaaggaagagcGTGAAGCTGAGGCCCAGGCCGCCATGGAGGCCAATTCGGAGGGCAGCCTGACGCGGCCGAAGAAAGCCATCCCGCCCGGCTGTGGGGACGAGCCGGAGGAGGAGGACGAGAGCATCCTGGACACCGTCATCAAGTACCTGCCCGGGCCGCTGCAGGACATGTTCAAGAAGTAA